One genomic window of Leptospira paudalimensis includes the following:
- a CDS encoding sodium:proton antiporter, which translates to MKKLLTLMVFLVCLSVTTSGIFAEEPTPVPTETTTQEETGHSSHGESVHEELPYWTVLPFVAILLSIAILPVASHKTAHWWEDNNNKLILAVGLGAISFVVLLVYGYSHNIVHTVFFDYIPFIILLGSLFYISGGIVIKGDIHATPLNNTLYLLIGAALASFIGTTGASMLLIRPLLKTNSERKHVVHTVVFFIFLVSNIGGSLTPLGDPPLFLGYLKGVPFTWTFKLLPEMLVAIAILLTVYFVWDTMAYRKETKKDLKRDDKLATPFSIGGQVNFIWLLGVILAVAFLNSNYIPQISETPTLGFIREAVLIILIVLSMYTSKEEHRKFNNFTLHPIQEVAYLFIGIFITMIPALVLLEAHGKELGITENWQFFWATGAFSSVLDNAPTYLTFGSLASGLLTPAGSAPLTLGQFIGNVQAEEILKAISVGAVFMGANTYIGNAPNFMVKSVAEENKVKMPSFGGYLAYSMGILVPVFILLTFIFFV; encoded by the coding sequence TTGAAGAAGCTTCTCACATTGATGGTTTTCCTGGTATGTTTGTCTGTGACAACTTCCGGGATATTTGCCGAAGAACCAACTCCGGTTCCAACCGAGACAACAACACAAGAGGAAACTGGGCATTCCTCACATGGTGAATCCGTTCACGAAGAACTCCCGTATTGGACAGTATTACCTTTTGTGGCAATTCTTCTTTCCATAGCGATTTTGCCTGTTGCCTCTCACAAAACAGCACATTGGTGGGAAGACAATAATAACAAACTCATTTTAGCTGTTGGGCTTGGAGCAATCTCTTTTGTTGTGTTACTTGTTTATGGGTATAGCCATAACATAGTACACACTGTATTCTTTGATTATATCCCCTTTATCATTTTACTCGGTTCCTTGTTTTATATTTCCGGTGGGATTGTGATTAAAGGTGATATCCATGCAACTCCACTGAACAACACTTTGTATCTCTTAATTGGTGCGGCACTTGCCTCTTTTATTGGAACAACTGGGGCATCAATGTTACTCATTCGCCCTTTGTTGAAAACAAATAGCGAAAGAAAACATGTTGTCCATACTGTTGTGTTTTTTATTTTCCTTGTTTCCAATATTGGTGGTTCCTTAACTCCACTCGGAGATCCTCCACTGTTTTTAGGATACCTCAAAGGTGTTCCATTCACTTGGACATTTAAATTATTGCCTGAGATGTTAGTGGCAATTGCGATCCTACTCACTGTTTACTTTGTTTGGGATACAATGGCATATAGAAAAGAAACCAAAAAAGATCTCAAACGTGATGATAAACTAGCAACTCCTTTTTCCATTGGTGGGCAAGTGAACTTCATTTGGTTACTTGGTGTGATCTTAGCAGTTGCTTTTTTAAACAGTAACTACATTCCACAAATCAGTGAAACTCCGACACTTGGATTCATTCGTGAAGCGGTTTTGATTATTCTTATCGTTCTGTCTATGTACACATCGAAAGAAGAACATAGAAAGTTTAATAACTTTACGCTTCACCCTATCCAAGAAGTTGCCTATCTCTTCATTGGAATTTTCATCACCATGATTCCTGCTCTTGTATTACTCGAAGCACATGGAAAAGAACTTGGGATCACTGAAAATTGGCAATTTTTCTGGGCAACTGGTGCATTTTCTTCCGTATTAGACAATGCTCCTACTTACCTAACGTTTGGTTCCCTTGCATCAGGTCTTCTCACTCCAGCAGGATCTGCTCCTCTCACTCTTGGCCAATTCATTGGAAACGTCCAAGCAGAAGAGATCTTAAAAGCAATTTCAGTAGGTGCTGTGTTTATGGGTGCCAATACATATATAGGTAACGCTCCTAACTTTATGGTGAAGTCCGTTGCAGAAGAAAACAAAGTGAAGATGCCTTCCTTTGGTGGGTACTTAGCATATTCAATGGGAATTTTAGTTCCTGTTTTTATCCTCCTCACTTTTATTTTCTTCGTCTAA
- a CDS encoding MraY family glycosyltransferase encodes MVPFFPISFLILGILSLILHTFYVYSRFGVKDVPNERSLHDTVTKKSGGMFFIPVFLLSTLVFLLFPLESIGSDPLPILSEPMDLYLLLVGIFVFSILGFVDDVYHLTPKLRLVLELGIVFFCLWGIQPNVSFLGITSINSLVQIVFLTIFLVFGINLVNFMDGMDWYLVTTFTICFVSLGFILPDFYTKPNLGYSLYAMLFVSMFGFIFYNFPKAKLFMGDSGSLALGFFGLVLPLLYQNKSNGIHWDVTDYFYLFPFFWIDGVTILIKRFFQKKHLFQAHREHLYQKLTETKLGKIGSLVVFSLLNVMVVCFHFLLTEFRYGKITIFLILFLVSILSYGIVWLSVTRKNLA; translated from the coding sequence ATGGTTCCTTTTTTTCCCATTTCCTTCCTCATTCTGGGCATCTTGAGCCTAATTTTGCACACATTTTATGTGTATTCCCGTTTTGGGGTGAAAGATGTGCCCAATGAACGGAGTTTGCATGACACGGTCACAAAAAAATCGGGAGGAATGTTTTTTATCCCTGTTTTTCTCCTTTCGACCCTAGTTTTTTTACTGTTTCCGTTAGAATCCATCGGAAGTGATCCTTTACCCATTTTAAGTGAACCCATGGATCTTTATCTATTGTTAGTTGGTATATTTGTATTTTCGATTCTAGGATTTGTAGACGACGTATACCATTTAACACCAAAACTCCGACTCGTTTTAGAATTAGGAATTGTTTTTTTCTGTTTATGGGGCATACAACCTAATGTAAGTTTTTTGGGAATTACTTCTATTAACAGTTTAGTTCAAATTGTATTTCTCACAATCTTCTTGGTATTTGGAATCAACTTGGTTAATTTTATGGATGGGATGGATTGGTATTTGGTGACCACATTCACCATTTGTTTTGTTTCCCTAGGATTTATTTTACCCGATTTTTACACCAAACCAAACTTAGGATACAGTTTGTACGCGATGCTCTTCGTTTCCATGTTTGGCTTTATCTTTTACAATTTCCCAAAAGCAAAATTATTTATGGGAGATAGCGGATCACTGGCACTTGGATTTTTTGGATTGGTCCTCCCCTTACTTTACCAAAACAAATCAAATGGCATCCATTGGGATGTGACAGATTACTTTTATCTTTTTCCTTTTTTTTGGATTGATGGTGTCACGATCCTCATCAAACGATTCTTTCAGAAAAAACACCTATTCCAAGCACATAGAGAACATTTGTACCAAAAACTCACCGAAACCAAATTGGGTAAAATTGGTTCTCTCGTTGTATTTTCCCTTTTGAATGTAATGGTGGTTTGTTTCCACTTTCTATTAACAGAATTTAGATATGGAAAAATTACAATTTTCCTGATTTTGTTTCTAGTTTCGATTTTATCTTATGGTATCGTATGGTTATCAGTAACTAGAAAAAACCTTGCCTAA
- the dapA gene encoding 4-hydroxy-tetrahydrodipicolinate synthase — protein sequence MFQGVYTAVITPFRQGKIDYDQYFKILENQIRSGVAGVVPCGTTGESPTLSYEEHKELIQKTVQIVAGKIQVIAGTGSNSTKEAIELTESACADGVDGILSVNPYYNKPTQEGMFQHFTAIANVSSKPVMLYNIPGRTNVNLLPETVSRLAAHPKIAAIKEATGDLGQMAKVISLCPPDFDLLSGDDNLTLPVLSIGGRGVVSVVSNLFPRACVDMVSLYLRGDLEASKKIYYKLLPVFVNAFIETNPIPIKAAMSWFGYCSNELRLPMTSLSEGQPAESFKKIVFQLKEEGIV from the coding sequence ATGTTTCAGGGCGTTTATACTGCGGTCATCACCCCCTTCCGCCAGGGGAAAATCGATTACGATCAATACTTTAAAATCCTAGAAAACCAGATCCGATCCGGAGTTGCTGGTGTGGTTCCTTGTGGGACAACGGGAGAATCCCCCACTTTATCCTACGAAGAACATAAGGAACTCATCCAAAAAACGGTGCAGATCGTAGCTGGCAAAATCCAAGTGATCGCGGGTACTGGTTCTAACTCCACAAAAGAGGCAATTGAACTCACTGAGTCTGCTTGTGCAGATGGAGTGGATGGAATTTTGTCTGTAAATCCGTATTATAACAAACCTACGCAAGAAGGGATGTTCCAACATTTTACGGCCATTGCAAATGTATCATCGAAACCTGTGATGTTGTACAACATTCCAGGTAGAACCAATGTAAACCTTTTGCCAGAAACGGTTAGTCGTTTGGCGGCTCATCCTAAAATTGCAGCAATCAAAGAAGCAACAGGGGATCTCGGACAAATGGCAAAAGTGATTTCGCTCTGTCCACCCGACTTTGATTTGTTATCTGGTGATGACAACTTAACTCTTCCTGTACTTTCCATCGGTGGAAGAGGAGTTGTATCTGTAGTTTCTAATTTATTCCCTCGAGCATGTGTGGATATGGTTTCCCTTTACCTTCGTGGTGATCTGGAAGCTTCCAAAAAAATTTACTACAAACTGCTCCCAGTATTTGTGAATGCTTTTATCGAAACAAATCCAATCCCAATCAAAGCAGCTATGAGTTGGTTCGGTTATTGCAGTAATGAACTAAGATTGCCAATGACTTCGTTGTCGGAAGGGCAACCAGCCGAATCATTTAAAAAAATCGTATTCCAGTTAAAAGAGGAAGGCATTGTCTAA
- a CDS encoding aromatic amino acid ammonia-lyase: MFLQLSELYSLSHSGSFTHLSEKKERLEKERKTLESILSSSKEKLIYGIHTGFGPHAFTSNEELELIQKSLIYHLTVEPVLTGDGLPHSHLHHKEARVVLAARLFSLSLGGSGIRYETLEILNQLLELDCIPIIPERGSLSASGDLIPLSYIPLALLGESGFTGKGKELGPTKLNGKRSEIKGIPWTPHPKEAISLTNGTSFTTALLGYQVMEFRNMFLLTIEILQYLFHYHSVFPDAFHPEYHKHKQFKGPKFLSSLLHPIVSQNPKTKVEGKRIQDIYSVRCIPQILGSIWDEIESIKKIVEQELNSLSDNPVLIPTSENEKTEFRFAEGGGFYASQVSFAADRLQNAMAVWFTWVDRFLNYLMEPKENDEFPLMLSAKPGTYAGLSGLGLMSAHLTAEVRRDSMPGSIQSIPTNGNNQDIVPMGAISVLRNRRTVLSATKLLSIFGYAVYQTSLFAKRKELVPDFKLFSGMQTMEKDRSLDFEIQTLVERIQNTTSSLATTPID; this comes from the coding sequence ATGTTTCTCCAATTATCTGAATTATATTCTTTATCTCACTCTGGTTCGTTCACACATCTTTCGGAAAAGAAGGAAAGATTAGAAAAAGAACGTAAAACACTTGAATCCATTTTGTCCTCTTCCAAAGAGAAACTCATTTATGGAATCCATACAGGTTTTGGCCCACATGCATTCACTTCCAATGAAGAATTGGAGCTCATTCAAAAATCACTAATCTATCATTTAACCGTAGAGCCAGTGTTAACTGGTGATGGACTTCCTCATTCTCATTTACACCACAAAGAAGCAAGGGTTGTACTGGCAGCAAGACTCTTTAGTTTATCACTTGGTGGTTCTGGGATTCGGTATGAAACTTTGGAAATTTTAAACCAACTTCTCGAATTGGATTGTATTCCCATCATACCAGAAAGAGGTTCTCTCTCGGCGTCAGGAGATTTAATCCCACTCAGTTATATTCCATTGGCACTTCTAGGCGAATCAGGATTCACTGGCAAAGGAAAAGAGTTAGGCCCCACAAAGTTAAACGGAAAACGTTCCGAAATCAAAGGCATTCCTTGGACCCCACATCCTAAAGAAGCCATCTCACTTACCAATGGGACTAGTTTTACAACAGCCCTTCTAGGTTACCAAGTGATGGAATTTCGGAATATGTTTTTGTTAACCATTGAGATTTTACAATATCTTTTCCATTACCATTCTGTTTTCCCAGATGCCTTCCATCCAGAATACCACAAACACAAACAATTTAAGGGACCTAAGTTCCTCTCTAGTTTACTCCATCCCATTGTGTCCCAAAACCCAAAAACGAAAGTGGAAGGAAAACGAATCCAAGACATTTATTCAGTTCGATGTATCCCACAAATTTTAGGTTCCATTTGGGATGAAATAGAATCGATAAAAAAAATCGTAGAACAAGAGTTAAATTCATTGTCTGATAATCCAGTTTTGATACCTACTTCCGAGAATGAAAAGACAGAATTTCGATTTGCAGAAGGTGGAGGTTTTTATGCCTCTCAAGTTAGTTTTGCAGCAGACCGACTTCAAAATGCCATGGCAGTTTGGTTTACATGGGTTGATCGTTTTTTGAATTATCTGATGGAACCAAAGGAAAACGATGAATTCCCTTTGATGTTGTCTGCAAAACCTGGAACTTATGCTGGTTTGTCTGGATTAGGACTCATGTCAGCTCATCTAACAGCAGAAGTACGACGAGATAGTATGCCAGGTTCGATACAATCAATCCCAACCAATGGTAATAACCAAGACATCGTTCCTATGGGAGCGATCTCTGTTTTACGAAATCGTAGGACTGTCCTAAGTGCAACCAAACTTCTTTCTATCTTTGGTTATGCGGTATACCAAACATCTTTATTTGCGAAACGGAAAGAATTGGTGCCAGATTTTAAATTGTTTTCTGGAATGCAGACGATGGAAAAAGACAGAAGCCTGGATTTTGAAATCCAGACTTTGGTGGAACGAATCCAAAATACTACTTCTTCTCTTGCAACGACTCCAATCGATTGA
- a CDS encoding alpha/beta fold hydrolase gives MLDLNFPKKNATEWLASGKFFEYKKFQIFYIQEGRGQNLILLHGFPTSSWDYSKIYNGLTRYFNTIAIDFLGFGYSSKPVNHEYTLVEQTDIIESFIEKNALKRVKFVFHDYAVSVGQEILARHLESKERKYEIDGAVFFNGGLFPHLHRPTFKQKLLATPILGAILAKFYDEKKFGVAFSDVFGKNTKPTEKEISVLWKLITYPNKVLIPHKLLKYIKERRYHGERWKNALLQTEVPLLFINGGEDPVSGSHLADEIEKLPIKHKKLIRWPNIGHYPMWENPEESFKEIYEFLK, from the coding sequence ATGTTAGATCTTAATTTTCCAAAAAAGAACGCTACAGAATGGTTGGCCTCAGGTAAATTTTTTGAATATAAAAAATTCCAAATCTTCTATATCCAAGAAGGAAGAGGTCAAAACTTAATCTTGTTACATGGTTTCCCAACTTCTTCATGGGATTATTCTAAAATTTATAATGGGTTAACTAGATACTTTAATACCATTGCGATAGATTTTTTAGGCTTCGGATATTCTTCAAAACCAGTTAATCACGAATATACATTAGTCGAACAGACTGATATCATCGAATCCTTTATTGAAAAAAACGCTCTCAAACGAGTTAAATTTGTATTCCATGACTATGCTGTCAGTGTTGGCCAAGAAATCCTAGCTCGTCACTTAGAATCTAAAGAACGTAAGTATGAAATAGATGGTGCGGTGTTTTTTAACGGTGGATTATTCCCTCATTTGCATAGACCTACTTTCAAACAAAAACTGCTCGCAACACCTATATTAGGTGCAATACTCGCAAAATTTTACGACGAAAAAAAATTCGGCGTAGCATTTAGCGATGTTTTTGGTAAAAATACAAAACCCACAGAAAAAGAAATCTCTGTCCTTTGGAAACTCATCACCTATCCAAATAAAGTGCTTATCCCTCATAAACTTTTAAAGTACATTAAAGAGAGACGATACCATGGTGAACGTTGGAAAAATGCCCTCTTACAAACGGAAGTACCATTGTTATTTATCAATGGAGGAGAAGATCCTGTTAGTGGAAGTCATTTAGCAGATGAGATTGAAAAACTGCCTATCAAACACAAAAAACTGATTCGTTGGCCAAATATTGGACACTACCCAATGTGGGAAAACCCAGAGGAAAGTTTTAAAGAAATTTATGAGTTTCTAAAATAA
- a CDS encoding CdaR family protein: MILKLFGKMVRNWKAKLISLIIASIFYVNLQNSKVLIKTVNVPIDYPKLSGNLSYSKNPEKTIPVRVEGLKDVVNYYSQFMKAVIDPEDVQLGVTEVPIKKIVGVPSGVKVTKLKKTVPVEIESRGLKVVPLEVVFEGNPPANFEKLTQILSPQKITLSGKPQDLEKINKVVLPEISLVDRKEPFAKTVKIPELPKGVNVLGSRDVTVNVNIIPLSYKTGEQTAAGIPIICSGLDPKLDAELSEEQVAIRYFSLKPIRSAQILTGITAQVPCNYIFDPIKNKIVPELQPQVAKVRIIKNKDLKGIEILQISPEKIEIRYKVKEQNIDPDNIDDGTGMEGISPHPSDRS, translated from the coding sequence ATGATTTTGAAATTATTTGGAAAAATGGTACGGAATTGGAAAGCAAAACTCATATCACTGATCATTGCTAGTATCTTCTATGTAAATTTGCAAAACTCTAAAGTTTTGATCAAAACAGTGAATGTCCCAATCGACTATCCAAAGTTATCTGGTAATTTGAGTTATTCAAAAAACCCAGAAAAAACCATTCCAGTTCGCGTGGAAGGTTTAAAAGATGTAGTGAACTATTATTCTCAATTCATGAAGGCTGTGATTGATCCGGAAGATGTTCAACTAGGTGTCACTGAAGTTCCTATCAAAAAAATTGTTGGTGTTCCGAGTGGAGTTAAGGTAACAAAACTTAAAAAAACAGTTCCAGTGGAAATAGAATCCAGAGGACTCAAAGTGGTTCCACTTGAAGTTGTTTTTGAAGGGAACCCACCAGCTAACTTTGAAAAGTTGACTCAGATTTTAAGCCCTCAAAAAATCACACTCAGTGGTAAACCACAAGACCTTGAAAAAATCAATAAAGTAGTTTTGCCAGAAATCTCACTTGTTGATCGTAAGGAACCTTTTGCAAAAACTGTCAAAATTCCAGAATTGCCGAAAGGTGTAAATGTCCTTGGTTCTCGTGATGTAACTGTGAATGTAAATATCATTCCACTTTCGTATAAAACGGGAGAACAAACTGCCGCAGGGATTCCTATCATTTGTTCTGGGTTAGATCCAAAACTTGATGCAGAACTTTCGGAAGAACAAGTTGCAATTCGTTATTTTTCACTAAAACCAATTCGATCTGCACAAATCCTAACGGGCATTACAGCTCAAGTTCCTTGTAATTATATCTTTGATCCAATTAAAAATAAAATTGTTCCAGAGTTACAACCTCAGGTAGCAAAAGTTAGGATCATCAAAAACAAAGATCTAAAAGGGATCGAAATATTGCAGATCAGCCCTGAAAAAATCGAAATTCGATACAAAGTCAAAGAACAAAATATCGATCCAGATAATATAGATGATGGAACAGGGATGGAAGGAATCTCCCCTCATCCTTCCGATCGATCCTAA
- the dapB gene encoding 4-hydroxy-tetrahydrodipicolinate reductase, giving the protein MSKIKVGVIGAGGRMGKAIIQVLSLSKKSVLSAAVVREGAIYAGFDSGNHAGIKETGILLSSDLQKANEDSDVLIDFSTHTGFESTLNTALKNHKPLVIGTTGLTDSDKTLIKSASETIPIVFSPNMSVGVNLLFKLTEIAAKVLHEDFDIEVLDIHHRHKKDSPSGTAMYLKEVLLEASNRNEENVIYGRHGMYPERDQKEIAMHTMRAGEVVGEHTVYFFSPEERIEITHRAQDRKTFASGAVKAAEFLHGKSKGLYNMFDVLGI; this is encoded by the coding sequence TTGTCTAAAATCAAAGTAGGTGTGATTGGTGCTGGTGGTAGGATGGGGAAAGCCATCATCCAAGTCTTATCTCTTTCCAAAAAATCGGTGTTAAGCGCAGCCGTTGTGAGAGAAGGGGCGATATATGCTGGTTTTGATTCTGGAAACCATGCAGGGATCAAAGAAACTGGTATACTTTTATCTTCCGACTTACAAAAAGCAAACGAAGATTCTGATGTGTTAATTGATTTTAGTACCCACACTGGATTTGAATCCACTCTCAACACGGCATTAAAAAATCATAAACCATTGGTGATTGGAACAACCGGCCTTACTGATTCAGATAAAACTCTAATCAAATCCGCATCTGAAACCATCCCGATTGTATTTTCTCCCAATATGTCTGTTGGTGTGAATTTACTCTTTAAACTCACTGAAATTGCAGCGAAAGTTTTACATGAAGATTTTGATATCGAAGTTTTAGACATCCACCATAGGCATAAAAAAGACTCTCCTTCTGGTACAGCAATGTATTTAAAAGAAGTGTTACTAGAGGCTAGTAATCGGAATGAAGAAAATGTGATTTATGGTCGTCATGGTATGTACCCTGAACGAGACCAAAAAGAAATCGCAATGCATACGATGCGTGCCGGTGAAGTCGTTGGCGAACACACAGTTTATTTTTTTAGTCCAGAAGAGAGGATTGAAATTACCCATCGTGCTCAAGATCGCAAAACATTCGCTAGTGGGGCTGTGAAAGCCGCTGAATTTTTACATGGCAAATCGAAAGGTTTGTACAATATGTTTGATGTTTTAGGAATATAA
- a CDS encoding MBL fold metallo-hydrolase translates to MKWKTVISLLLSIGLSANVLADSKILKTHHTESGFQNPNPDFKRKGFWDVFAWQWDRFFLPYSLDAKTYPEFPVLKNDGSLLQKNQSKLSVTWVGHATTLVQIDGVNILTDPIWSERCSPLSFAGPKRYTPPGISITNLPKIDIIILSHNHYDHTDIPTLKTLEETFHPLVLTGLGNRKLLLGAGLKHVKEMDWWEEVTFRSLKLTFTPTQHFSGRSLFDRDETLWGSFMVVGAKEKVYFAGDTGYYTHFKEIANHFGPIDIAILPIGATEPRWLMEPVHIDPNQAVLSFLDLKAKYLVPMHYMTFVLSDEPLDSPVPRTKEALKQSGISESALVPLKIGESRFF, encoded by the coding sequence GTGAAATGGAAAACCGTAATCTCCCTTCTTTTGTCAATTGGATTGTCTGCAAACGTCCTTGCTGATTCCAAAATCCTAAAAACTCACCATACCGAATCCGGATTCCAGAACCCAAATCCTGATTTCAAACGAAAAGGTTTTTGGGATGTTTTTGCATGGCAATGGGATCGGTTTTTTTTACCGTACAGTTTGGACGCTAAAACCTATCCAGAATTTCCCGTCCTAAAAAATGATGGAAGTCTCTTACAAAAGAATCAATCCAAACTATCTGTGACTTGGGTTGGACATGCGACAACTCTTGTCCAAATTGATGGAGTGAATATCCTCACAGATCCCATTTGGAGTGAAAGATGTTCTCCGCTCAGTTTTGCTGGACCAAAACGATACACACCACCTGGAATTTCGATCACCAATTTACCTAAAATCGATATTATCATTTTATCTCATAATCATTATGATCATACTGATATCCCCACTTTAAAAACTTTAGAAGAAACATTCCATCCCTTGGTTCTCACTGGACTCGGGAATCGAAAATTATTGTTAGGTGCTGGTTTGAAACATGTAAAAGAAATGGATTGGTGGGAAGAAGTTACATTTCGTTCGCTAAAACTTACTTTCACTCCGACACAACATTTTAGTGGCAGAAGTCTTTTTGACCGTGATGAAACTTTATGGGGGAGTTTTATGGTCGTTGGCGCAAAAGAAAAAGTGTATTTTGCAGGTGATACTGGGTATTACACTCATTTTAAAGAAATCGCAAACCATTTTGGTCCCATTGATATTGCCATTTTACCCATTGGTGCCACAGAACCGAGATGGCTTATGGAACCAGTCCACATTGATCCAAACCAAGCAGTTCTCAGTTTTTTAGACTTGAAGGCAAAATACCTGGTTCCCATGCATTATATGACCTTTGTTTTATCGGACGAACCTCTTGATTCTCCTGTGCCCCGCACAAAAGAGGCATTGAAACAATCGGGGATCTCCGAATCGGCTTTGGTTCCTTTAAAAATTGGAGAATCACGCTTTTTTTAG
- a CDS encoding DUF368 domain-containing protein: MPLTKKEILFCILNGFLIGIANLIPGVSGGTFALILGLYDRLITAITSLNLETIKVSLSLLVGFWKEEVRNRFALEMKRIDFWFLVFLGFGLLLSVISGAKLIQYLLQNHPQATLALFIGLIIPSLVVPYKLIEKHSLVVWLFLVPGILLTIVPSFFMGENTGSENPIFAFATGMIAISAMILPGISGSYIMLVLGEYQIVIGKLSTILEPGSILFLGAFGIGCLLGLLIFTHIVKWLFVKYKSHTMTFLLGLILGSFFILWPFKDYANGQAIVGRSGEVKRDIQIATAKNILPKDFEETQIPLASLVFGLVLGLGLNRLESLQEKK; encoded by the coding sequence ATGCCTCTTACAAAAAAAGAAATTCTCTTTTGCATCCTCAATGGGTTTCTCATTGGAATTGCCAATTTAATCCCAGGTGTATCTGGTGGAACCTTTGCTCTTATCTTGGGTTTGTATGACAGACTCATCACTGCCATCACTTCCTTAAATTTGGAAACCATCAAAGTTTCCCTTTCCTTACTTGTAGGCTTTTGGAAAGAAGAGGTGAGAAATCGTTTTGCATTGGAAATGAAACGAATCGATTTTTGGTTTTTGGTATTCCTTGGTTTTGGTCTTTTACTTTCCGTAATCTCTGGAGCAAAACTGATCCAATACTTATTACAAAACCACCCACAAGCAACTCTTGCCCTTTTCATAGGTCTCATCATTCCATCACTAGTCGTTCCCTACAAACTCATTGAAAAACATAGCCTTGTCGTTTGGCTATTCTTAGTCCCAGGAATTTTATTAACCATCGTTCCTAGTTTTTTTATGGGAGAAAACACCGGATCCGAAAATCCAATTTTTGCATTTGCCACTGGTATGATTGCCATTTCAGCGATGATCCTTCCTGGAATTTCCGGATCATACATCATGCTCGTGTTAGGTGAATACCAAATTGTCATTGGTAAACTTTCTACCATCTTAGAACCAGGTTCGATTCTATTTTTAGGTGCGTTTGGGATTGGATGTTTACTTGGACTTTTGATTTTCACTCATATTGTTAAATGGTTATTTGTGAAATACAAATCTCATACGATGACATTTTTACTTGGACTGATCCTAGGATCCTTTTTTATCCTTTGGCCATTTAAAGATTATGCAAATGGACAGGCAATTGTAGGTAGATCAGGTGAAGTGAAACGTGATATCCAAATTGCCACTGCCAAAAACATACTCCCAAAAGATTTTGAAGAAACACAAATCCCACTCGCCTCTCTAGTGTTTGGTTTGGTATTGGGATTGGGACTCAATCGATTGGAGTCGTTGCAAGAGAAGAAGTAG
- the cdaA gene encoding diadenylate cyclase CdaA, translating to MDFFRGLYIIPWSKNYISISLDVLIVAFLIYKTYTTLRRTRGIQLLFGVGIIWISGSLAEYLGFELLEWILTNIRPALVFAIIVLLQPELRRLTGDLARIRLLRLFFLKPTFDLDPIVEAVRAMSQEKIGSIIVLVKDISLKDISENAVPMDSIVTSEILQTIFFKNSPLHDGAVIIEQNRIVCAASYLPMSSSVEISTLGARHRSALGLSEETDSIIIVTSEETGDITICYEGEMIHPVKPLELKALVSGLMSGNKKSKDESQRKSKEKDSGVII from the coding sequence TTGGATTTTTTTCGAGGATTATATATCATTCCATGGAGTAAAAATTATATCTCCATTAGTTTGGATGTACTCATCGTCGCATTTTTAATTTATAAAACCTATACAACCTTACGTAGAACACGTGGGATTCAACTTTTATTTGGGGTAGGGATCATTTGGATCTCGGGAAGTTTAGCTGAATACTTAGGTTTTGAGTTGCTTGAATGGATCTTAACCAATATTCGCCCTGCACTTGTTTTTGCCATCATTGTTCTCTTGCAACCTGAGTTACGCCGTTTAACAGGTGATTTAGCAAGGATACGTCTCCTACGTTTGTTTTTTCTAAAACCTACTTTTGATTTGGATCCAATTGTGGAAGCCGTTAGAGCCATGTCCCAAGAAAAAATTGGCTCTATCATTGTGCTTGTGAAAGACATTAGCCTTAAGGATATATCAGAAAACGCAGTCCCGATGGATTCCATTGTGACCTCTGAAATTTTACAAACTATCTTCTTTAAGAATTCACCACTCCATGATGGTGCCGTCATCATAGAACAAAACCGAATCGTTTGTGCTGCTTCTTATTTGCCTATGAGTAGTTCCGTAGAAATTTCAACTTTGGGTGCAAGGCATAGATCTGCCCTTGGACTTTCAGAAGAAACAGATTCAATCATCATCGTTACTTCTGAAGAAACTGGAGACATTACAATTTGTTACGAAGGGGAAATGATCCATCCAGTGAAACCCTTGGAGTTAAAAGCTCTTGTGAGTGGTTTGATGTCAGGGAATAAAAAGTCAAAAGACGAATCACAAAGAAAATCCAAAGAAAAAGATTCCGGTGTCATCATATGA